From the Kitasatospora viridis genome, one window contains:
- a CDS encoding pyridoxal phosphate-dependent aminotransferase produces the protein MSASSPSSPAERRVSARVGAIAESATLAVDAKAKALKAAGRPVIGFGAGEPDFPTPDYIVDAAVEACRDPKNHRYTPAAGLPELKAAIAAKTLRDSGYQVDASQVLVTNGGKQAIYEAFAAILDPGDEVIVPAPYWTTYPEAIRLAGGVPVDVVADETADYKVTVEQLEAARTGNTKVVLFVSPSNPTGSVYTEAEAEAIGRWALEHGLWVLTDEIYQHLVYGDATFTSLPALLPELADKCIVVNGVAKTYAMTGWRVGWLIGPKDVVAAAANLQSHATSNVSNVAQQAALAAVSGDLSAVEEMKAAFDRRRRTIVRMLNEIEGVYCPEPLGAFYAYPSVKGLLGKEIRGKRPQTSGELAALILDEAEVAVVPGEAFGTPGYLRLSYALGDADLAEGVQRMQKLLGEARD, from the coding sequence ATGAGCGCTTCATCCCCCTCGTCCCCCGCCGAGCGCCGGGTCTCCGCCCGGGTCGGCGCCATCGCGGAGTCCGCCACCCTCGCCGTCGATGCCAAGGCCAAGGCCCTCAAGGCGGCCGGCCGCCCGGTCATCGGCTTCGGCGCCGGCGAGCCGGACTTCCCGACTCCTGACTACATCGTCGACGCGGCCGTGGAGGCCTGCCGGGACCCGAAGAACCACCGCTACACGCCGGCGGCGGGCCTGCCGGAGCTCAAGGCGGCGATCGCGGCGAAGACCCTGCGGGACAGCGGCTACCAGGTGGACGCCTCCCAGGTGCTGGTCACCAACGGCGGCAAGCAGGCCATCTACGAGGCCTTCGCGGCGATCCTCGACCCGGGCGACGAGGTCATCGTCCCGGCGCCGTACTGGACCACCTACCCGGAGGCGATCCGGCTGGCCGGCGGCGTGCCGGTGGACGTGGTCGCGGACGAGACCGCCGACTACAAGGTGACGGTGGAGCAGCTGGAGGCGGCCCGCACCGGGAACACCAAGGTGGTGCTCTTCGTCTCGCCGTCCAACCCGACCGGCTCGGTCTACACCGAGGCCGAGGCCGAGGCGATCGGCCGCTGGGCGCTGGAGCACGGGCTGTGGGTGCTCACCGACGAGATCTACCAGCACCTGGTCTACGGCGACGCGACCTTCACCTCGCTGCCGGCCCTGCTGCCCGAGCTGGCCGACAAGTGCATCGTGGTCAACGGCGTGGCGAAGACCTACGCGATGACCGGCTGGCGGGTGGGGTGGCTGATCGGCCCCAAGGACGTGGTGGCCGCCGCCGCCAACCTGCAGTCGCACGCCACCTCCAACGTCAGCAACGTGGCCCAGCAGGCCGCGCTGGCCGCGGTCAGCGGCGACCTGTCGGCGGTCGAGGAGATGAAGGCCGCCTTCGACCGGCGCCGCCGGACCATCGTGCGGATGCTCAACGAGATCGAGGGCGTCTACTGCCCCGAGCCGCTCGGCGCGTTCTACGCCTACCCCTCGGTCAAGGGCCTGCTGGGCAAGGAGATCCGCGGCAAGCGTCCGCAGACCTCCGGCGAGCTGGCCGCGCTGATCCTGGACGAGGCCGAGGTCGCGGTGGTGCCGGGCGAGGCCTTCGGCACCCCGGGCTACCTGCGGCTGTCCTACGCGCTGGGCGACGCCGACCTGGCCGAGGGCGTGCAGCGGATGCAGAAGCTGCTCGGCGAGGCCCGCGACTGA
- the secE gene encoding preprotein translocase subunit SecE encodes MTETTGSTATPESGNSDAAEDAAVDAVSEDGVAEDDKSLSRRKRKRANKELGGEGAKSGGKRAKRGLFARAGLYYRQIIAELRKVVWPTRSELMNYTSVVVVFVAVVMTLVATMDWGFAKATFWIFG; translated from the coding sequence GTGACGGAGACCACGGGCTCCACCGCAACGCCTGAGAGCGGCAACAGCGACGCCGCCGAGGACGCGGCTGTCGACGCCGTGTCCGAGGACGGTGTGGCCGAGGACGACAAGAGCCTCTCCCGCCGCAAGCGCAAGCGTGCCAACAAGGAGCTGGGCGGCGAGGGCGCCAAGTCCGGCGGCAAGCGCGCCAAGCGCGGCCTGTTCGCCCGCGCCGGGCTCTACTACCGCCAGATCATCGCGGAACTGCGCAAGGTCGTCTGGCCCACCCGCAGTGAGCTGATGAACTACACCAGCGTCGTGGTGGTCTTCGTCGCCGTCGTGATGACCCTGGTCGCCACGATGGACTGGGGCTTCGCCAAGGCGACCTTCTGGATCTTCGGCTGA
- the nusG gene encoding transcription termination/antitermination protein NusG produces MSESPLYDADETVREADEVAAELDAAEAADVEDAVQITDGADSDEDEVEAADLAEAGVPAEEAALREVSEDEAEAAETFEEPAEEPEPEEDVDPVAKFREELRFMPGEWYVIHTYAGYENRVKQNLEQRAVSLNVEEYIFQAEVPQEEVVQIKNGDRKTIRQNKLPGYVLVRMDLTPESWGVVRNTPGVTGFVGNAYDPYPLTLDEVVKMLAPDVERAAAKEAGKPSPVKPSEIQVLDFEVGDSVTVTDGPFATLQATINEINPDSKKVKGLVEIFGRETPVELSFDQIQKN; encoded by the coding sequence GTGTCTGAGTCCCCCCTGTACGACGCCGACGAGACCGTCCGCGAGGCGGATGAGGTCGCCGCCGAGCTGGATGCGGCTGAGGCTGCCGACGTCGAGGACGCCGTGCAGATCACCGACGGCGCGGACAGCGACGAGGACGAGGTCGAGGCGGCGGACCTGGCCGAGGCCGGTGTGCCGGCCGAGGAGGCCGCGCTGCGCGAGGTGAGCGAGGACGAGGCCGAGGCCGCCGAGACCTTCGAGGAGCCGGCCGAGGAGCCGGAGCCCGAGGAGGACGTGGACCCGGTCGCCAAGTTCCGCGAGGAGCTGCGGTTCATGCCGGGCGAGTGGTACGTGATCCACACCTACGCGGGCTACGAGAACCGGGTGAAGCAGAACCTGGAGCAGCGCGCCGTCTCGCTGAACGTCGAGGAGTACATCTTCCAGGCCGAGGTGCCGCAGGAGGAGGTCGTCCAGATCAAGAACGGCGACCGCAAGACCATCCGGCAGAACAAGCTCCCCGGCTACGTGCTGGTCCGGATGGACCTCACCCCCGAGTCCTGGGGCGTGGTGCGCAACACCCCGGGCGTCACCGGCTTCGTCGGCAACGCCTACGACCCGTACCCGCTGACCCTGGACGAGGTCGTCAAGATGCTGGCGCCGGACGTCGAGCGCGCCGCGGCCAAGGAGGCCGGCAAGCCCTCCCCGGTCAAGCCGAGCGAGATCCAGGTGCTGGACTTCGAGGTCGGCGACTCGGTCACCGTCACCGACGGTCCGTTCGCCACCCTGCAGGCGACCATCAACGAGATCAACCCGGACTCCAAGAAGGTCAAGGGCCTGGTCGAGATCTTCGGCCGGGAGACCCCGGTCGAGCTCTCCTTCGACCAGATCCAGAAGAACTAG
- the rplK gene encoding 50S ribosomal protein L11, which translates to MPPKKKKVTGLIKLQINAGAANPAPPVGPALGQHGVNIMEFCKAYNAATESQRGMVVPVEITVYEDRTFTFITKTPPAARLILKAAGIEKGSGEPHKTKVAKLTSAQVREIATTKMPDLNANDLDAAEKIIAGTARSMGITVEG; encoded by the coding sequence ATGCCTCCCAAGAAGAAGAAGGTCACGGGGCTTATCAAGCTCCAGATCAACGCCGGTGCGGCCAACCCGGCTCCGCCGGTCGGCCCCGCGCTGGGTCAGCACGGCGTGAACATCATGGAGTTCTGCAAGGCCTACAACGCGGCCACCGAGTCGCAGCGTGGCATGGTCGTGCCGGTGGAGATCACGGTCTACGAGGACCGCACCTTCACCTTCATCACCAAGACCCCGCCGGCCGCGCGCCTCATCCTGAAGGCCGCGGGGATCGAGAAGGGCTCCGGCGAGCCGCACAAGACCAAGGTCGCCAAGCTGACCTCGGCCCAGGTGCGCGAGATCGCCACCACCAAGATGCCCGACCTGAACGCCAACGACCTGGACGCCGCGGAGAAGATCATCGCGGGTACCGCCCGGTCCATGGGCATCACGGTCGAGGGCTGA
- the rplA gene encoding 50S ribosomal protein L1 produces MKRSKALKAADLKVDRDRLYAPLEAVRLARETATTKFDSTVEVAMRLGVDPRKADQMVRSTVNLPHGTGKTARVLVFATGDRAEAARAAGADIVGADELIDEVAKGRLDFDAVVSTPDLMGKVGRLGRVLGPRGLMPNPKTGTVTPDVAKAVTDIKGGKIEFRVDKHSNLHFIIGKASFTDEQLVENYAAALDEVLRAKPSAAKGRYIKKTAFSTTMGPGIQVDPNRTRNLLVEEDPAAV; encoded by the coding sequence GTGAAGCGCAGCAAGGCCCTCAAGGCCGCGGACCTCAAGGTCGACCGCGACCGCCTGTACGCCCCGCTTGAGGCCGTCCGCCTCGCCCGGGAGACCGCCACCACCAAGTTCGACTCGACCGTCGAGGTCGCCATGCGCCTGGGTGTCGACCCGCGCAAGGCCGACCAGATGGTCCGCAGCACCGTGAACCTGCCGCACGGTACCGGTAAGACCGCCCGGGTCCTGGTCTTCGCGACCGGTGACCGTGCCGAGGCCGCGCGTGCTGCGGGCGCCGACATCGTCGGTGCCGACGAGCTGATCGACGAGGTCGCCAAGGGTCGCCTGGACTTCGACGCCGTCGTCTCCACCCCGGACCTCATGGGCAAGGTCGGCCGCCTCGGCCGCGTGCTCGGTCCGCGTGGTCTGATGCCGAACCCGAAGACCGGCACCGTCACCCCGGACGTGGCCAAGGCCGTCACGGACATCAAGGGCGGCAAGATCGAGTTCCGCGTCGACAAGCACTCGAACCTGCACTTCATCATCGGTAAGGCCTCCTTCACCGACGAGCAGCTGGTCGAGAACTACGCCGCCGCCCTCGACGAGGTGCTGCGGGCCAAGCCGTCCGCCGCCAAGGGCCGCTACATCAAGAAGACCGCGTTCTCGACCACCATGGGCCCCGGCATCCAGGTGGACCCGAACCGCACCCGCAACCTCCTGGTCGAGGAGGACCCGGCGGCGGTCTGA
- the rplJ gene encoding 50S ribosomal protein L10: MARPDKAAAVAEITEKFRASNAAVLTEYRGLTVKQVKTLRRSLGANAQYAVVKNTLTKIAANEVGITELDDQFTGPTAVAFVTGDPVESAKALRDFAKENPALIIKGGVLDGKALTADDIKKLADLESREVLLAKLAGALKAKPSQAAALFQALPSKLVRTVDALREKKAEQGGAGTPAPAEDAAAE; this comes from the coding sequence ATGGCCAGGCCTGACAAGGCTGCTGCCGTCGCGGAGATCACGGAGAAGTTCCGTGCCTCCAACGCGGCCGTGCTGACCGAGTACCGCGGTCTGACGGTGAAGCAGGTCAAGACCCTGCGTCGCTCGCTGGGCGCTAACGCCCAGTACGCCGTGGTGAAGAACACGCTGACCAAGATCGCGGCCAATGAGGTCGGGATCACGGAGCTCGACGACCAGTTCACTGGTCCGACGGCTGTCGCCTTCGTCACCGGTGACCCGGTGGAGTCGGCCAAGGCTCTGCGTGACTTCGCCAAGGAGAACCCCGCCCTCATCATCAAGGGTGGTGTTCTCGACGGTAAGGCGCTGACCGCCGACGACATCAAGAAGCTCGCGGACCTTGAGTCCCGCGAGGTGCTGCTCGCCAAGCTGGCGGGTGCCCTGAAGGCCAAGCCCTCGCAGGCTGCCGCGCTCTTCCAGGCCCTGCCCTCGAAGCTCGTCCGCACCGTGGACGCGCTTCGCGAGAAGAAGGCCGAGCAGGGCGGTGCCGGTACGCCGGCTCCCGCCGAGGACGCCGCCGCCGAGTGA
- the rplL gene encoding 50S ribosomal protein L7/L12: MAKLTQDELLAQFEELTLIELSEFVKAFEEKFDVTAAAPVAIAAAGGAAAPVEAAEEQDEFDVILDGPGDKKIQVIKEVRTLTSLGLKEAKDLVDTAGAVVLEKVTKEAAEKAKAALEGAGAKVTVK, from the coding sequence ATGGCGAAGCTGACCCAGGACGAGCTGCTCGCGCAGTTCGAGGAGCTCACCCTCATCGAGCTCTCCGAGTTCGTTAAGGCGTTCGAGGAGAAGTTCGACGTCACCGCCGCCGCCCCGGTTGCGATCGCCGCCGCCGGTGGCGCCGCTGCTCCGGTCGAGGCCGCTGAGGAGCAGGACGAGTTCGACGTCATCCTCGATGGCCCGGGCGACAAGAAGATCCAGGTCATCAAGGAGGTGCGCACCCTGACCTCCCTCGGCCTGAAGGAGGCCAAGGACCTCGTTGACACCGCCGGTGCGGTCGTCCTGGAGAAGGTCACCAAGGAGGCCGCCGAGAAGGCGAAGGCCGCCCTTGAGGGCGCTGGCGCCAAGGTCACCGTCAAGTGA
- the rpoB gene encoding DNA-directed RNA polymerase subunit beta produces MAAPRNASNNSAASTAPLRVSFAKIKEPLEVPNLLALQTESFDWLLGNAAWKSRVEEALESGLDVPTKSGLEEIFEEISPIEDFSGSMSLTFRDHRFEPPKNSIDECKDRDFTFAAPLFVTAEFTNNETGEIKSQTVFMGDFPLMTHKGTFVINGTERVVVSQLVRSPGVYFDSTLDKVSDKDIYSAKIIPSRGAWLEMEIDKRDMVGVRIDRKRKQSVTVLLKALGWTNEMILEEFGEYESMRATLEKDHTQGQDDALLDIYRKLRPGEPPTREAAQTLLENLYFNPKRYDLAKVGRYKVNRKLGNAESLDSGVLTEPDIIGTIKYLVKLHAGETEWRDDEGRDIVVEVDDIDHFGNRRLRNVGELIQNQVRTGLARMERVVRERMTTQDVEAITPQTLINIRPVVASIKEFFGTSQLSQFMDQTNPLSGLTHKRRLSALGPGGLSRERAGFEVRDVHPSHYGRMCPIETPEGPNIGLIGSLASYGRVNAFGFIETPYRKVVDGVVTEQVDYLTADEEDRYVIAQANAPLTEDLHFAEPRVLVRRRGGEIDYIPGTEIDYMDVSPRQMVSVATAMIPFLEHDDANRALMGSNMMRQAVPLLRSEAPLVGTGMEYRCAVDAQDVITAEKAGVVQEVSADYVTVANDDGTYNTYRAAKFTRSNQGTAFNQKVLVDEGARVESGQVLADGPCTDEGEMALGKNLLVAFMSWEGHNYEDAIILSQRLVQDDVLSSIHIEEHEVDARDTKLGPEEITRDIPNVSEEVLADLDERGIIRIGADVVTGDILVGKVTPKGETELTPEERLLRAIFGEKAREVRDTSLKVPHGESGKVIGVRVFDREEGDELPPGVNQLVRVYVAQKRKITNGDKLAGRHGNKGVISKILPVEDMPFLEDGTPVDIILNPLGVPSRMNPGQVLEIHLGWLAQQGWDVSGLGDEWARRLQAIGADKVEGGTNLATPVFDGAREDEITGLLDNTTLTRDGERLVNSTGKARLFDGRSGEPFPMPISVGYMYILKLHHLVDDKLHARSTGPYSMITQQPLGGKAQFGGQRFGEMEVWALEAYGAAYALQELLTIKSDDVLGRVKVYEAIVKGENIPEPGIPESFKVLIKEMQSLCLNVEVLSSDGSNIELRDSDEDVFRAAEELGIDLSRREPSSVEEV; encoded by the coding sequence TTGGCCGCGCCGCGCAACGCCTCGAACAATTCCGCCGCATCCACCGCCCCGCTCCGCGTCTCGTTCGCGAAGATCAAGGAGCCCCTCGAGGTCCCGAACCTCCTGGCCCTGCAGACCGAGAGCTTTGACTGGCTGCTCGGCAACGCGGCCTGGAAGTCCCGGGTCGAGGAGGCGCTGGAGTCTGGTCTGGACGTCCCCACCAAGTCCGGTCTGGAGGAGATCTTCGAGGAGATCTCGCCGATCGAGGACTTCAGTGGGTCGATGTCGCTGACCTTCCGCGACCACCGTTTCGAGCCGCCGAAGAACTCCATTGACGAGTGCAAGGACCGCGACTTCACCTTCGCGGCCCCGCTCTTCGTCACGGCCGAGTTCACCAACAACGAGACCGGTGAGATCAAGTCTCAGACGGTCTTCATGGGCGACTTCCCGCTCATGACCCACAAGGGCACGTTCGTGATCAACGGCACCGAGCGTGTCGTCGTGTCGCAGCTGGTCCGCTCCCCGGGCGTCTACTTCGACTCCACCCTGGACAAGGTGTCCGACAAGGACATCTACTCCGCCAAGATCATCCCCTCCCGCGGCGCCTGGCTGGAGATGGAGATCGACAAGCGCGACATGGTCGGTGTCCGCATCGACCGCAAGCGCAAGCAGTCGGTCACCGTGCTGCTGAAGGCCCTCGGCTGGACCAACGAGATGATCCTCGAGGAGTTCGGCGAGTACGAGTCGATGCGGGCCACCCTGGAGAAGGACCACACCCAGGGCCAGGACGACGCGCTGCTCGACATCTACCGCAAGCTGCGCCCGGGCGAGCCGCCGACGCGCGAGGCCGCGCAGACGCTGCTGGAGAACCTGTACTTCAACCCGAAGCGCTACGACCTCGCGAAGGTCGGCCGCTACAAGGTGAACCGCAAGCTCGGCAACGCCGAGTCGCTGGACTCCGGTGTGCTCACCGAGCCCGACATCATCGGCACCATCAAGTACCTGGTGAAGCTGCACGCCGGCGAGACCGAGTGGCGCGACGACGAGGGCCGCGACATCGTCGTCGAGGTCGACGACATCGACCACTTCGGCAACCGCCGCCTGCGCAACGTCGGCGAGCTGATCCAGAACCAGGTGCGCACCGGCCTGGCCCGCATGGAGCGCGTCGTCCGCGAGCGGATGACCACCCAGGACGTCGAGGCGATCACGCCGCAGACCCTGATCAACATCCGGCCGGTCGTCGCCTCCATCAAGGAGTTCTTCGGCACCAGCCAGCTGTCCCAGTTCATGGACCAGACCAACCCGCTGTCGGGTCTGACCCACAAGCGCCGTCTGTCCGCGCTGGGTCCCGGTGGTCTGTCCCGTGAGCGGGCCGGCTTCGAGGTCCGTGACGTGCACCCCTCGCACTACGGCCGCATGTGTCCGATCGAGACGCCCGAAGGCCCGAACATCGGTCTGATCGGCTCGCTGGCCTCGTACGGCCGGGTGAACGCCTTCGGCTTCATCGAGACCCCATACCGCAAGGTCGTCGACGGTGTGGTCACCGAGCAGGTGGACTACCTGACCGCCGACGAGGAGGACCGCTACGTCATCGCGCAGGCCAACGCGCCGCTGACCGAGGACCTGCACTTCGCCGAGCCGCGTGTCCTGGTCCGCCGCCGTGGCGGCGAGATCGACTACATCCCGGGCACCGAGATCGACTACATGGACGTCTCGCCGCGCCAGATGGTGTCGGTGGCGACCGCGATGATCCCGTTCCTTGAGCACGACGACGCCAACCGCGCGCTCATGGGCTCGAACATGATGCGCCAGGCCGTCCCGCTGCTGCGCAGCGAGGCGCCGCTGGTCGGCACCGGCATGGAGTACCGCTGCGCCGTCGACGCCCAGGACGTCATCACCGCCGAGAAGGCCGGTGTGGTCCAGGAGGTCTCGGCCGACTACGTCACCGTCGCCAACGACGACGGCACGTACAACACCTACCGGGCCGCCAAGTTCACCCGCTCCAACCAGGGCACCGCCTTCAACCAGAAGGTGCTCGTGGACGAGGGCGCCCGGGTCGAGTCGGGCCAGGTGCTGGCCGACGGCCCGTGCACCGACGAGGGCGAGATGGCGCTGGGCAAGAACCTGCTCGTCGCCTTCATGTCCTGGGAGGGTCACAACTACGAGGACGCGATCATCCTGTCGCAGCGCCTCGTGCAGGACGACGTCCTCTCCTCGATCCACATCGAGGAGCACGAGGTCGACGCCCGTGACACCAAGCTGGGCCCCGAGGAGATCACCCGGGACATCCCGAACGTCTCCGAGGAGGTCCTCGCCGACCTCGACGAGCGCGGCATCATCCGGATCGGCGCCGACGTCGTCACCGGCGACATCCTGGTCGGCAAGGTCACCCCGAAGGGTGAGACCGAGCTGACCCCCGAGGAGCGCCTGCTCCGCGCGATCTTCGGTGAGAAGGCGCGCGAGGTCCGCGACACCTCGCTGAAGGTGCCGCACGGTGAGTCCGGCAAGGTCATCGGCGTGCGCGTGTTCGACCGCGAGGAGGGCGACGAGCTCCCCCCGGGTGTCAACCAGCTGGTCCGCGTCTACGTGGCCCAGAAGCGCAAGATCACCAACGGTGACAAGCTCGCCGGCCGTCACGGCAACAAGGGTGTCATCTCCAAGATCCTCCCGGTCGAGGACATGCCGTTCCTTGAGGACGGCACCCCGGTCGACATCATCCTCAACCCGCTGGGTGTCCCGTCCCGAATGAACCCGGGTCAGGTCCTGGAGATCCACCTCGGCTGGCTCGCCCAGCAGGGCTGGGACGTCTCCGGTCTCGGCGACGAGTGGGCCCGCCGCCTGCAGGCGATCGGCGCGGACAAGGTCGAGGGCGGCACCAACCTCGCCACCCCGGTCTTCGACGGCGCCCGCGAGGACGAGATCACCGGTCTGCTGGACAACACCACGCTCACCCGTGACGGCGAGCGCCTGGTGAACTCCACCGGCAAGGCCCGGCTGTTCGACGGCCGCTCCGGCGAGCCGTTCCCGATGCCGATCTCGGTCGGCTACATGTACATCCTCAAGCTGCACCACCTGGTCGACGACAAGCTGCACGCCCGCTCGACCGGCCCGTACTCGATGATCACCCAGCAGCCGCTGGGTGGTAAGGCGCAGTTCGGTGGTCAGCGCTTCGGTGAGATGGAGGTGTGGGCCCTTGAGGCGTACGGCGCGGCCTACGCGCTGCAGGAGCTGCTCACCATCAAGTCCGACGACGTCCTGGGCCGCGTGAAGGTCTACGAGGCGATCGTCAAGGGCGAGAACATCCCCGAGCCCGGCATTCCCGAGTCCTTCAAGGTCCTCATCAAGGAAATGCAGTCGCTCTGCCTCAATGTGGAGGTGCTGTCCTCGGACGGCTCCAACATCGAGCTGCGGGACTCCGACGAGGACGTGTTCCGCGCGGCCGAGGAGCTCGGCATCGACCTGTCCCGGCGCGAGCCGAGCAGCGTCGAAGAGGTCTGA